In the genome of Bacillus thuringiensis, the window GTACCAATACTTACGAGTGCATCTGATAAATTATCCTTTGCAGCGGCTTCTAATGATTTACTTTTTGTTCGTGCTGCAATTTTTTTCGTATACAAATACACGCAGTACATAACGACAGCAGAAAATAAAGCAACCCATGCAGCGAGTACATTAGGTGCTGCTTGTTTCGGATTTAAGAAAGATTGAATGGCACTAATAACAACTTCTAATCCGACTGTTGCCATAATGAAGGACGCAACAAGTGATGCGATTTGTTCGGCCCGCGAATGCCCATACGGATGATCTGGGTCACGAGGTTTACGAGATATTTTTAGACCAATTAATATCGCTAAAGAAGCACCGATATCCGTTAAGTTATTTAAACCGTCAGCACGTAATGCGCTAGAGAGGGTAATATAACTGATGATGATTTTCATAGAGGATAAAAATATGTAGGCCATAATGCTGACAATAGCACCTTTATCAGCTTCTTTATGAGAAAGAGTATCCATTTTAATCACTCACCTTTCTTTAAAGGAATTTCTTTCTATAAATAGAGTATCAAACGAAAGTCGTGTGGGTCTATACAAACATTGTTGACGTTTTATAGCTTTTTAAGAAGGGGATAACAAAGTTTCGTGAAGGAAAAATATGTTGAAAAGTACAAAGTCAGGGTGTAAACCGAATTGGAGTTTATTTACTAAAGAGATAGGAGGGTAGATGGATGAAGAAACGAATACTTTTCTTACTATGTATTATTCTTATAATGACAAGGTGTAATTCATTAAACGATGAAAAACGTCAAAAGATAATTGTGAAAATAGATGAAAGCCCTCTGAAAAATATTTTCCAGAGGGCTTTTATTTTAGTATGCTTCTAAAAACTCAGTAACTTGCTCTTCAGTTTTTGCGTTAGCACTATGTAAGTGGCCTAGCTTCTCACCATTTTGGTATACAAGTAAACTTGGAATACCCATTACTTGATACTCTTCAGCGATACTTGGAAACTCATCTTTATTAATAGAATACCATTCAAATTTATTGAACTCTTCCATTACATCTCCGATAAAGTTGTCCATACGTACGCAATCTGGGCACCATGTAGTAAAGAACTTAACAACTACTGGCTCCTCGCTTGCGATGATGTCTTTGAATTCTTGTTCTGTTTTAATTTCTTTCATAAGTAAAACTCCTTTCAATATCACACGAATTTATATGCAAAATTCGTATTTGCAAACATGTTGCAAACTTATTATTTGTTTTTTAGTTTTGTAGTTCGTTCACACTTATAAAATTGTATGTAACATGACTGCGCTACTAAGTGTGAAAATAACGGAACCTCACTTTTCTTTATAAGCTTTTTCCAGGATTGTGTCAAACTTTTGAATTTTATACAGAAATTAAAGAAGCCCACACTTTGATTGAGTATGGGCAGAGTGACTAAAATTAATCGCTTATTAATTTCGAATAGATATTTAAATCGATAAGCTTTCCAGCTGATTTTTCGCTCTTTCTCAGAGTACCTTCTAGATTAATTAACTTTTATTATACAAGAAAATAACTACATTGAACAAAAGCGTTAATTGGAGGTAACGAAATGACAAACTCATCAATTGAATATTGCGTTCAGTGTGATTAAGAAAGTGGTGTATAAAGATGGGACGAGATGAGAGTTACTTCCGAGCTAAAAAAAGAGTAAATAATTTAAAAACATTTTACATTCATTTAACCATCTACATACTAGTCAATCTGATGCTTTTTTTACTTTTTAAGTAGTGAATTAGCTATTTTTTATTCTATAAAGAAATAACTCCGAAGCTCATATCCTTTCATGATAATATAAAGTGAAGAGGAGGGCCTTCCCTTTAATTATTAGTACACACTAATCAGGTTTTACGGGTAGTTAATTTTTTATCTAACTTCCCCGTATGTACTGAATTTTAATGTGGAAATGTTCGTTAATAGGAGATAAAAGAAAAAAGAGGATATATGAATGCTTGTATTAGGTTTTATGTTAATTGGTTTAGGTATTTTTATTGTTTGTCTGACTGTAATTGATGGAATCAGAGAGACAAAGGAACATGGTTTCAGTGGGTTTAAAGATTTTATTATTATTGTGCTGGTGCATATTATAGAAATAATCAGTGATTTATGGGGATTCCAATTGCTATTCATATTGATAGGATTGGTTTGCATCGGATTTGGCGTTGCTATTTTAACAGTAGAATTGTATTAAAAGATAAGTAAAGGGCATCTAATTAAGATGCCTTTTTATTTTAATTACAAAAATTGAATAAGGTTAGAAAGTATATGGTTGTAATAGGAATTAAGGGATATGAATAAAAAATTTTATCCCGCATTAACGGGCAGTAAGCCCCCACTGATTAAAGTTTCACTTTATTAGGGATTTGCCTTAAACATTTATTACAGTCAAGAATATTTATAATAATATGAACTAAAAAAGGTCTAAATTTTGTAATGTTGGAGGGAATTATTGTGGACATAACTCAAAGCGTATCAAGAATAGTGGTTAATGGGAAAGACCTTTCTTTCACTTCAGTACAAACCTCTGCATGGAATCATGGACCTGTAAATGATTTAATCGTTACGACGAATCAGAGAGTGAATGAGCTTTATCAATTCATGTGGTCACAAGTACCGGTTACGATTTCGGTATATTTCCTTCAAGGAGCGAATTTACTTAGGTTCGTTAGGGTTGCGGGAATTAATGAGCG includes:
- a CDS encoding cation diffusion facilitator family transporter — its product is MDTLSHKEADKGAIVSIMAYIFLSSMKIIISYITLSSALRADGLNNLTDIGASLAILIGLKISRKPRDPDHPYGHSRAEQIASLVASFIMATVGLEVVISAIQSFLNPKQAAPNVLAAWVALFSAVVMYCVYLYTKKIAARTKSKSLEAAAKDNLSDALVSIGTVVGIVGSQFQMPILDPIAALIVGLIICKTAWEIFVESSHMLTDGIDPDKMEEYADAIEHIGGVENIVDIRARMYGNQTYVDITIEVDARMDVGESHCITDNIEAMLRKKFGIYHAHIHVEPMKKEPIMT
- a CDS encoding thioredoxin family protein, whose protein sequence is MKEIKTEQEFKDIIASEEPVVVKFFTTWCPDCVRMDNFIGDVMEEFNKFEWYSINKDEFPSIAEEYQVMGIPSLLVYQNGEKLGHLHSANAKTEEQVTEFLEAY